Within the Salvia hispanica cultivar TCC Black 2014 unplaced genomic scaffold, UniMelb_Shisp_WGS_1.0 HiC_scaffold_1179, whole genome shotgun sequence genome, the region ACGCTGCTCCTGCCGTTTCGCCTTCTCCATCAACTGCGAGTGGTGGGTCTTTCAGCGGGAGAGGATCACCAGCATCCACACCCGCACCAGCTCCTGCAAAAACTGAGCCTCCGTGTCCTTTTGGTCACAATAACTGGTATCCGTGGAAGCACAGGCATTCTCGGATGGCACCTACTGCACCACCAGTTTACGCACCATACATAGCTCCATCGCAGCCAAGGCAAAAGGATACACCGGCGCCAGAAATTGCTCCAGCTTCCGCAGAACGGCCATCTCCAATTGCATCTCATGCTTATAACTGGCCCCCCTCACCAAGTGAACACCGTGCAAGGCCTCAGGACGTGATGTCAATAACATCACCTGCTCCATCTCCATGTGAGTATATGAATAAGCTACAATTCTTGAACTATAACGCTGACCACTGAATCACCTCGAGGAAAAGGATTAGTCAGGGATTGAGACAACGACATTCCTaaaatctttttctttcaagAATTATGCATACAATGGTGATAAGTTTACACGATTACACCCGTTGAAATATGttgatatgattatattttctttcctGCAGCTTCTGCAAAGACATACTCCTCAAAACCATGGATTCTGCTGATGTTTACATTGGTCAGGATGGCACTGTTGTAGCTGCAGAGAACGATAGAGCACCTTTCTGGTTAGAGGAGGTACTCCACGAAAACtgaaataactaattttatccAACCAAGCATTCTAAACTTGAGTTTTGCTGGTGAGAGCGACACACCCAAAGGGGCTTACCTCACTGTGAGTGCATATACGTTGTTGTGTTGTACGTGTAAATATGCGAGTAAAAAAATGATCTTGGTGGCTTAACAGCATGAAGGTCAAAGTCTCATAGGTGACAGGCTTCTCATGGTGTTGTAATGCCACTGATTTGTGTATTATGTCTCTTCTGCATAAATTTGAGGAGAGAAAACCAACAAATGTAAACAGCacccttttcttttattttttctttcttttcggTATCAAATCTCTTACGAGTAGCCACGATTTTCCACATATGATTTCCACGTGGTCTGTAATTTATCAGCTGGGAGCTTTAGGAGAGGTCTACATTGAATCAGACATACTCTTTCTGTTGTCTTGTGAAGGATCTCACCATATTAGCAGCTGAGGAAGCAATAAGAATTGTTTCTTCTTAGTCATTTacccctttctttttttttcttttttctttttttttttaaatttttttttaattacagcTGTTTTATTAGGATGTAGTATTCCTTTATATGGCAAAATCATGATACAGCTGTGATTGAGGTTACATGTGCTGATTTACCCATGCTTCATACCCAATTTTTGCTTCATCTATTTGGTAAGTTAGTTTGAGACAACACGTTCCTATtcttataggagtatataacaCATTACAGGACAAAATATATGCCCCACTTAAAAGTaacacaaatatcaaaatcataCAATCAGTGATGCATACctataaacaattttaaatatgtttaaaatcGTGAAAACTAATGAAACCATTTTAAAGGTACTTGTAAAATGTGACTTGATCTATAAAGTGAAAGCCGTAAATAAATAC harbors:
- the LOC125198042 gene encoding mucin-1-like, with product MDPSRLKQLAQTISGSHSKNLGLNNTEFGRVKQVRLSSILQHSLSNNGGSPSPSPSPSQSPMSKPDHHNRHHHHHHHHHHAAPAVSPSPSTASGGSFSGRGSPASTPAPAPAKTEPPCPFGHNNWYPWKHRHSRMAPTAPPVYAPYIAPSQPRQKDTPAPEIAPASAERPSPIASHAYNWPPSPSEHRARPQDVMSITSPAPSPSSAKTYSSKPWILLMFTLVRMALL